A stretch of DNA from Paenibacillus sp. FSL W8-0186:
CGCATAGCATATTCTCCACAGCGAACAGCAGCAGGCTTTCCGCACGCGAATCGTTCCAGCCGTCGGCGGCAATGATCAGCACCTGCTTCTTCCAGTCGCCGATCTGCTGTTCATCTATCAAAGCCGGCAGGAATAGCGGGACAGGCGGCATGCCTCTGCTTTCCTGCGTATCTCCGTCAACAACCCACATCCCGAAGGATCGGCTGACCTCTTCCTTTTTGTAATGATAATTTTGGCTTTCCGCTGCCCAGCGCTCCTGTACACGCCGCTTCGCCTTCAGCACCGTCTTAATGATTTCCTCGGGTCTGCTTGTCTTTAATAAATAATCGCAAACATCCTGACGGATCGCCTGCTGGGTATAAACAAAATCATCATACCCGGACAGGATGATCACTTCGATATCCGGGCTGATTCTTCTCGCCTCCTCCGCAAGTTCGAGGCCGGTCATGCCTGACATGCGGATATCGGTAAGCAGAATATGCGGCCGTTCCTGCGATATGCGCTCCAGCGCCTCTTCCGCCGATGCTGCCGGCGGCAGCAATTCAATGCCGATCTCCTGCCATCTTATCACCTTGGCAAGCCCGGTTCTTATGATCACTTCATCATCAACTATCATGATTCTCATCGCGTTCCTCCAGAATCGGAATAGAAAAGGATACCCTTGTTCCGGCATGCAGCCTGCTCTCGATCTCAATCCCCGCATCCAGACCGTAATGCAGAATCAGCCGTTCATTCACGTTGCGAAGTCCGTAGCTTACAGACGTAGAACCATGCAGCTCCTTCTGCTCTCGATTCGCATTCGGCAGCAGATTGGCCCTTACGGCAGCAAGTCGCTCTTCGGTCATGCCGATGCCGTCATCCAGCACCAGGAAGCACATCATTCCGCCCTTTTGCTCCAGATAAACGGTGATCGTGCCGGCCCCCTCTTTTTTCTGGATGCCATGTATCAATGCGTTCTCCACCAGAGGCTGCAGCAGCAGTTTAAGCATATATTTATCCTGTAAATTTTCATCGATGATGAAATCGATATTGAATTTGTCAGGGAAGCGGATTGCCTGCACCTGGGCGTAGTTCTGAATATGAGCAATTTCCTGCCGCACAGGATAAAATTCTTTGCCTTGGTTAAGGCTGATCCGTAAAAAGTCGCTTAGCGCCTCCACCATATCCGCGATGCGTTTCTCATCGGCCATGAGTGCAATCCAGTGTACCGAGGATAAGGTATTGTAGAGGAAATGGGGATTAATCTGGGCCTGCAGCGCCAGGATATCCGCCTCCTTCTTCCTTGCCTCGTTGCGGATCAGCTCCGCCTTCAGCTTCTCGATATGCCTGCCGAGCATGTTATAGCTCTCTCCGAGCTTGCCAATTTCGTCGCTCGAATTCGTCGGAAACAGCGGAAGCGGGGCATCCGGATCGATCTTGGCCAGCAAACGGGTCAATAGCCGCAGCGGGTTCGTCACGCGCTGCGCGACAAACAGGATTAGCCCGACGCTGATCATAGCCGCAAGTGCTACAGCTGCAATCGTCAGCAGCAAAATGTAGCGGTTCTGCGCGCTGTACTGGTCATACGGAATCATACCGATCAGCATCCAGCCGACGCTTGGCTCGCGAAAATGCAGCATCGTCTGCTTGTTTGCCCCTTGGCCATACGTCATACTCCCGTACAGGTTCGCGCTGAATTCGCGAGTCAAGCCAGGATACAGCTCCTCAAGCGGCTTCGCCAGCCAATCCTTCTCGGTCGCCGACAAAATAAGCCCCTCTTCATTGACGAGCGCGACCTGCCCCCGTCCTTCGCCCAGCTTGGGCTGCGACCAATATTGGGATATCGCCTTCTCGTCGATGCTGATCGCCAGCCAGCCGAGATCGCCATAGTGATGGGTGCTGCGCAGCGGACGGATAAACGTGATGACATTTTTGAGGCCCGAATAGTCTTTGACTTGGTACACGCCCGTCCACATCTTATCCGTTACCTTCCGAATATCGACCTGCTGCGGCAGGCTGGAATCATATAACGTCGCCGTCGACATCGCGGTTGGAAATTTCCGCGATACAATCGAAATATCGGTGATATATTTTTTGGAGCTGGCCAGGTTCATCATCATCCCCACGATGCGCGACCTCACCTTCTCATCCTCGCTTGCCGAGCTCAAGTATTGCTGCACATCGCCTTGGCTGATCAGGAATAGCGATATATTCTCCACGTCCTGAATAATGAATCTGAGATTCCCGTCCATCTGCCTTAAGGTTTCGATGCCTGACAGCTTCGTCTTCTCCTCCGTAACACGGGATGAGGTAATAAACGCAAAAGAACCTAAAAACAGCAAAGGGATCAGGATGGAAACCAACATCATCATTGAAAGTTTTCGCCGTAAAGACATTCCCATCCACCATCCCATGTTGTCAGTCAGTTCATCCTAAAATCTTCTACCAATCTATCCTTTGACAGCTCCCGCCGTCATACCTTTCATAACTTGCTCCTGGAAAATCAAATACATGATCACCGTTGGAATTACCGATATGGTCATTCCCGCCAGCGTCAGCCCGTAGTCGGTCTGATAGCCGTCGGCAAAATTCGCGATGCCTAGCGGGAGAGTTTTCAGACTCGTCTTGCTAATGAACACGAGAGCAAAAGAAAAATCATTCCACGAATGCAGGAAGCTCAATATAGTAACCGTGGACAGAGCCGGTAATGACATCGGCAGAATGACTTTAAGGAACAGTCCCCATACCCCGGTCCCGTCTATGAAAGAAGCCTCCTCAATATCTTTCGGTATCGACATCAAGTAAGCAGACAGCACAAAGATCGCCGTCGGCAGCGCAAATGCCGTGTATGGCAAAATCAGCGCCCAATACGTATTCAGCAATTTGATTTGCTTCATTAGAATAAATAGCGGAACCAGCGTGCTATGAATCGGAATCAGCATGCCGACCACAAAGAAGGCCATAATCATGCCTTTCATGCGAAATTGAAACCGGGCCAATACGAAGGAGGCCAGCGCTGCAATGAACAATGTAACGGCCAGCGAACCCAGCGATACGATTAGCGAGTTCATGAATGCCGTGCCTAATTTGGCGCTCTCCCAGGCCCGGGTGAAATTCTCCCACTGCCAATTCATCGGCAGGCCGAACGGGCGGCTGTAAAAGTCTTCATTCGTCTTGAATGCGCTAATAATCAGCCAAAAGAAAGGATATATCGTAACGATACCATAACCAATCAAAATTGCCCAAAAAATTGACGATCTTATTTTTCTTATACTAAGCATGGTACTGCTCATTTTCTCTCCCCCTCCTTATTTTTTGCCTCTTCTGCTGGTCAGCCACTGGCTTGTGCCGATGAGCAGCAGACTGATCACGACGATTGTCGTCGATATGGCACTCCCGAATCCGTAACGATAGGAGGTAAAGGTAGAGTTATACATGTAGGTAGCCAGCAGCTCTGTCGCATGGGCTGGACCGCCTTTGGTCATGATATATACGAGATCGAACGACTTCAAGCTGCCGGAGATGCACAGAATAATCGCCACCTGAATTGTTCCCCAAATCATGGGAATGGAAATGCTGACGAGTTTTCTGAGACCAGAGGCTCCGTCAATCTTGGCAGCATCATGCACTTCCC
This window harbors:
- a CDS encoding sensor histidine kinase, whose protein sequence is MMMLVSILIPLLFLGSFAFITSSRVTEEKTKLSGIETLRQMDGNLRFIIQDVENISLFLISQGDVQQYLSSASEDEKVRSRIVGMMMNLASSKKYITDISIVSRKFPTAMSTATLYDSSLPQQVDIRKVTDKMWTGVYQVKDYSGLKNVITFIRPLRSTHHYGDLGWLAISIDEKAISQYWSQPKLGEGRGQVALVNEEGLILSATEKDWLAKPLEELYPGLTREFSANLYGSMTYGQGANKQTMLHFREPSVGWMLIGMIPYDQYSAQNRYILLLTIAAVALAAMISVGLILFVAQRVTNPLRLLTRLLAKIDPDAPLPLFPTNSSDEIGKLGESYNMLGRHIEKLKAELIRNEARKKEADILALQAQINPHFLYNTLSSVHWIALMADEKRIADMVEALSDFLRISLNQGKEFYPVRQEIAHIQNYAQVQAIRFPDKFNIDFIIDENLQDKYMLKLLLQPLVENALIHGIQKKEGAGTITVYLEQKGGMMCFLVLDDGIGMTEERLAAVRANLLPNANREQKELHGSTSVSYGLRNVNERLILHYGLDAGIEIESRLHAGTRVSFSIPILEERDENHDS
- a CDS encoding carbohydrate ABC transporter permease, which translates into the protein MLSIRKIRSSIFWAILIGYGIVTIYPFFWLIISAFKTNEDFYSRPFGLPMNWQWENFTRAWESAKLGTAFMNSLIVSLGSLAVTLFIAALASFVLARFQFRMKGMIMAFFVVGMLIPIHSTLVPLFILMKQIKLLNTYWALILPYTAFALPTAIFVLSAYLMSIPKDIEEASFIDGTGVWGLFLKVILPMSLPALSTVTILSFLHSWNDFSFALVFISKTSLKTLPLGIANFADGYQTDYGLTLAGMTISVIPTVIMYLIFQEQVMKGMTAGAVKG